The Halosimplex litoreum genome has a window encoding:
- the rpsJ gene encoding 30S ribosomal protein S10 has product MQQARVRLAGTSPEDLDSICGEVRDIANKTGVELSGPIPLPTKTLEVPTRKSPDGEGTATWEHWEMRVHKRLIDIDADERALRQLMRIQVPNDVSIEIVLED; this is encoded by the coding sequence ATGCAGCAAGCACGCGTCAGGCTGGCCGGTACCAGTCCCGAAGACCTCGATTCGATCTGCGGCGAGGTCCGCGACATCGCCAACAAGACCGGCGTCGAGCTGTCGGGGCCCATCCCGCTACCGACCAAGACGCTCGAGGTTCCCACGCGCAAGTCCCCCGACGGTGAGGGGACGGCGACGTGGGAGCACTGGGAGATGCGCGTCCACAAGCGGCTCATCGACATCGACGCCGACGAACGCGCGCTGCGCCAGCTGATGCGGATCCAGGTCCCGAACGACGTCTCCATCGAGATCGTCCTCGAGGACTAG
- a CDS encoding DUF2237 family protein, which produces MTRDQNVLGTELATCSEDPMTGYGRDGCCRHFPNDAGRHEICAVMTDEFLQYSKSRGNDLITPRPELEFPGLEAGDRWCLCIDRWLEAEAADAAPPVVLEATAEEALERVRLETLEAYAYGE; this is translated from the coding sequence GTGACACGGGACCAGAACGTACTCGGAACCGAACTAGCGACGTGTAGCGAGGACCCGATGACCGGCTACGGCCGCGACGGCTGCTGTCGGCACTTCCCGAACGACGCTGGCCGCCACGAGATCTGTGCCGTGATGACCGACGAGTTCCTCCAGTACAGCAAATCCCGGGGCAACGACCTGATCACCCCGCGGCCGGAACTGGAGTTCCCCGGCCTGGAAGCCGGCGACCGCTGGTGTCTCTGCATCGACCGCTGGCTCGAAGCCGAGGCCGCCGACGCCGCCCCGCCCGTCGTCCTCGAAGCTACCGCCGAGGAGGCTCTAGAGCGAGTGCGCCTAGAGACGCTCGAAGCGTACGCCTACGGAGAGTAA
- a CDS encoding LAGLIDADG family homing endonuclease has protein sequence MSSGDLAVDDIDLPIKRTEGETLEERLTGNAYHNILPARYLRKDADGELVEQQEDLFVRVARNIALAEAVYEADEQDVEVTVTPDQLKPDHPRRDELAEEVFGTGTAADDDAETTLNQHNVNKFAYETVVPELPEEVRSHVEETAEEFQTLMEDLSFMPNSPTLMNAGDELQQLSACFVDSPDDDITNIHQTAKEAAEVFQSGGGMGYAFWRLRPYGDAVGSTGGIASGPITFMRTFDQMCETIAQGGARRGAQMGVMRVSHPDVIQFIHAKNKDVSLAHTLRLNDPDDFTHNSFADALEEARELIDDDGKVPKHLRNAVEGHLSNFNISVGITDDFMDAVKADEEFTFTNPRTDEPHVATAETEELYEMFDLGDHVEVGEVLSVPARKVWERIVDGAHENGEPGVVYLERINKEHSFDVEEHPDHRILATNPCVTGETLISTENGLVEAEELYEQGVARDVVVDGRLSDDRVKEASSVYKTGEKDVFELTTEEGYELRLTADHRVMTDDGWVEARNLDAGDTVHIQNRKGQFGQHGTGAEGRVLGWLAGDGHLKDGEGRAVLNFYDDDAEVSEQFADDVNEVVREPHGNADYEVGVNDIARSDDYRGTQAVEQRIRSTRLYELAEETGLADEKLQVPDAVMRGSEEMARGFLRALFTADGCVQGNVEKGISVRLASVDGDFLREVQQLLLNFGIGSRIYEDRKESGVTELPDGTGDTAEYETRGFHELVVSSSHAVAFEEEIGFLLERKNEELADRLDEYSRGPYSPKFEATVESVEADGHEAVYDLTEPDTHSFVANGLVVHNCGEQPLEEYEACNLGHINLSTLAATDAPDWRVWSEAHADEYDSLEEAVDAFLEEAIDFEAFDHRIEMGTRFLENVVTMSDFPVPKIEETVREMRKIGLGVMGLAQLYIQLGMRYGDDVSNEVARQLMRHINHGSKAASHELATERGTFEEWDNSKYAEPTEYREWFEKQTGLDADEWADGFALRNHNTTTIAPTGTTSMVGNTTGGCEPIYNVAYYKNVSDDVQGDEMLVEFDDYFLRVLEENDIDVDAVKEEAQAQMAENEFDGVTGLSTVPDAVGELFVTTGDLSAKQHAGIQVACQEGVDSAISKTVNAPNDSTVEDAAEVFEYIYDHGGKGVTYYRDGTRSKQVLTTRAQNAEFADMDAEEVVAQIEEVFGGFDAFLEEDAVQASIDQEVSGILSAADGERPDYAQKRSRPDVLHGVTQRIDTGYGKLYVNINEDPEAERPFELFANIGNSGGFTASFTEALAKTISTALRAGVDPHEIADELQGIRSPKVAWDKGEQIQSIPDAIGTALRRYLDDEIDKGYPQQATLEETAEEEREGSNPNQDVGTAEPETDGGASVSMGAAPGSDAGEPGPEAGQAAEGDQQELIDAGESPECPECSSLSLYYSEGCKTCESCGWSEC, from the coding sequence ATGAGTAGCGGCGATCTCGCGGTCGACGATATCGACCTGCCGATCAAGCGCACCGAGGGGGAGACGCTGGAGGAGCGTCTCACGGGGAACGCGTATCACAACATTCTGCCCGCGCGCTATCTGCGCAAGGACGCCGACGGCGAACTCGTCGAACAGCAGGAGGACCTGTTCGTCCGCGTCGCGCGGAACATCGCGCTCGCAGAGGCCGTCTACGAGGCCGACGAGCAGGACGTCGAGGTCACGGTCACGCCTGACCAGCTCAAGCCCGACCACCCGCGCCGCGACGAGCTCGCCGAGGAGGTCTTCGGGACGGGGACCGCGGCCGACGACGATGCCGAGACGACCCTGAACCAGCACAACGTCAACAAGTTCGCCTACGAGACGGTCGTCCCGGAACTGCCCGAGGAGGTTCGGAGCCACGTCGAGGAGACCGCCGAGGAGTTCCAGACGCTGATGGAGGATCTGTCTTTTATGCCGAACTCGCCGACGCTGATGAACGCCGGCGACGAGCTTCAGCAGCTGTCTGCCTGTTTCGTCGACTCCCCCGACGACGACATCACGAACATCCACCAGACCGCCAAGGAGGCCGCCGAAGTCTTCCAGTCCGGCGGCGGTATGGGCTACGCTTTCTGGCGCCTGCGACCGTACGGGGACGCGGTCGGCTCGACCGGCGGTATCGCCTCCGGTCCGATCACATTCATGCGCACGTTCGACCAGATGTGCGAGACCATCGCCCAGGGCGGTGCCCGCCGGGGCGCGCAGATGGGTGTCATGCGCGTCTCCCATCCGGACGTCATCCAGTTCATCCACGCCAAGAACAAGGACGTCTCGCTGGCGCACACGCTGCGCTTGAACGACCCGGACGACTTCACGCACAACTCCTTCGCCGACGCGCTGGAGGAGGCCCGAGAGCTCATCGACGACGACGGCAAGGTGCCCAAACACCTCCGCAACGCCGTCGAGGGCCATCTCTCTAACTTCAACATCTCCGTCGGGATCACCGACGACTTCATGGACGCGGTCAAGGCCGACGAGGAGTTCACCTTCACCAACCCGCGGACCGACGAACCGCACGTCGCGACCGCGGAGACGGAGGAGCTGTACGAGATGTTCGACCTCGGCGACCACGTCGAGGTCGGCGAAGTGCTCTCGGTACCCGCCCGGAAGGTCTGGGAGCGCATCGTCGACGGCGCCCACGAGAACGGCGAGCCGGGCGTCGTCTACCTCGAACGGATCAACAAGGAACACTCCTTCGACGTCGAGGAACACCCCGACCACCGCATCCTCGCGACCAACCCCTGTGTCACCGGAGAGACACTCATTAGCACGGAGAACGGCCTCGTCGAGGCCGAAGAGCTGTACGAACAGGGTGTCGCTCGAGATGTGGTCGTCGACGGTCGGCTGAGTGACGACCGCGTCAAAGAAGCCAGCAGCGTCTACAAAACCGGCGAAAAAGACGTTTTCGAGCTGACGACGGAGGAAGGATACGAGCTTCGCCTGACGGCTGATCACCGCGTGATGACCGACGACGGTTGGGTGGAAGCACGGAACCTCGACGCCGGTGATACGGTCCACATCCAGAACCGGAAAGGCCAGTTCGGGCAGCACGGCACCGGTGCCGAGGGCCGAGTGCTCGGGTGGCTCGCGGGCGACGGACACCTCAAGGACGGCGAAGGGCGTGCTGTTTTGAACTTCTACGACGACGACGCCGAAGTCTCCGAACAGTTCGCGGACGACGTGAACGAAGTCGTCAGGGAACCCCACGGGAACGCCGACTACGAGGTCGGCGTCAACGATATCGCACGCAGCGACGACTATCGCGGCACACAGGCGGTCGAACAGCGGATCCGTTCGACTCGGCTCTACGAACTCGCCGAGGAGACCGGGCTCGCCGACGAGAAACTCCAGGTACCGGACGCAGTCATGCGAGGCAGCGAGGAGATGGCTCGTGGCTTCCTTCGAGCGCTCTTTACCGCGGACGGATGCGTTCAGGGGAACGTCGAGAAGGGGATCTCGGTTCGGCTCGCAAGTGTGGACGGCGACTTCCTCCGAGAAGTCCAGCAGCTCCTCCTCAATTTCGGCATCGGAAGCAGGATCTACGAGGACCGGAAAGAGTCCGGCGTGACCGAACTGCCCGACGGTACGGGTGACACGGCGGAGTACGAGACACGGGGATTCCACGAGCTCGTCGTCTCCAGCTCCCATGCGGTCGCGTTCGAAGAGGAGATCGGCTTCCTCCTGGAACGCAAGAACGAGGAACTCGCCGACCGCCTCGACGAGTACAGTCGCGGCCCCTACAGCCCGAAGTTCGAGGCCACGGTGGAGTCCGTCGAGGCCGACGGGCACGAGGCGGTCTACGACCTGACCGAACCGGACACGCACTCGTTCGTCGCGAACGGCCTCGTGGTTCACAACTGTGGCGAGCAGCCCCTCGAAGAGTACGAGGCCTGTAACCTCGGGCACATCAACCTCTCGACGCTCGCGGCGACGGACGCGCCGGACTGGCGCGTCTGGTCGGAGGCACACGCCGACGAGTACGACTCGCTGGAGGAGGCGGTCGACGCGTTCCTCGAGGAGGCCATCGACTTCGAGGCGTTCGACCACCGCATCGAGATGGGGACCCGATTCCTCGAGAACGTGGTCACGATGTCCGACTTCCCGGTCCCGAAGATCGAGGAGACCGTCCGGGAGATGCGCAAGATCGGCCTCGGCGTCATGGGCCTGGCGCAGCTGTACATCCAGCTGGGAATGCGCTACGGCGACGACGTGTCCAACGAGGTCGCCCGCCAGCTGATGCGCCACATCAACCACGGCTCGAAGGCGGCCAGCCACGAACTCGCGACCGAGCGGGGTACCTTCGAGGAGTGGGACAACTCCAAGTACGCCGAGCCGACGGAGTACCGCGAGTGGTTCGAGAAGCAGACCGGCCTCGACGCCGACGAGTGGGCCGACGGCTTCGCACTGCGCAACCACAACACGACGACCATCGCGCCGACGGGCACGACCTCGATGGTCGGTAACACCACCGGCGGCTGCGAGCCCATCTACAACGTCGCCTACTACAAGAACGTCTCCGACGACGTGCAGGGCGACGAGATGCTCGTCGAGTTCGACGACTACTTCCTGCGCGTCCTCGAGGAGAACGACATCGACGTCGACGCCGTCAAGGAGGAGGCCCAGGCCCAGATGGCCGAAAACGAGTTCGACGGCGTGACCGGCCTCTCGACGGTCCCCGACGCGGTCGGCGAGCTGTTCGTCACTACCGGCGACCTTTCGGCCAAGCAGCACGCGGGCATCCAGGTCGCCTGCCAGGAGGGCGTCGACTCGGCCATCTCGAAGACGGTCAACGCCCCGAACGACTCCACCGTCGAGGACGCCGCGGAGGTCTTCGAGTACATCTACGACCACGGCGGCAAGGGCGTCACCTACTACCGCGACGGCACCCGAAGCAAGCAGGTGCTCACGACGCGCGCCCAGAACGCGGAGTTCGCCGACATGGACGCCGAGGAGGTCGTCGCCCAGATCGAGGAGGTCTTCGGCGGCTTCGACGCCTTCCTCGAGGAGGACGCCGTCCAGGCGTCCATCGACCAGGAAGTCTCGGGCATCCTCTCCGCGGCCGACGGCGAGCGCCCGGACTACGCACAGAAGCGCTCGCGGCCGGACGTGCTCCACGGCGTCACCCAGCGCATCGACACCGGCTACGGGAAGCTGTACGTCAACATCAACGAGGACCCCGAGGCCGAGCGCCCCTTCGAGCTGTTCGCCAACATCGGCAACTCCGGCGGGTTCACCGCTTCGTTCACCGAGGCGCTGGCCAAGACCATCTCGACGGCGCTGCGCGCGGGCGTCGACCCCCACGAGATCGCCGACGAGCTGCAGGGTATCCGGTCGCCGAAGGTCGCCTGGGACAAGGGCGAGCAGATCCAGTCCATCCCGGACGCCATCGGCACGGCCCTGCGTCGCTACCTCGACGACGAGATCGACAAGGGTTACCCCCAGCAGGCGACGCTGGAGGAGACCGCCGAAGAGGAACGGGAAGGTAGCAATCCGAACCAAGACGTCGGGACCGCCGAACCGGAGACGGACGGTGGGGCCTCCGTGTCGATGGGCGCCGCGCCCGGCAGTGACGCGGGCGAGCCCGGTCCCGAGGCGGGACAGGCCGCCGAGGGCGACCAGCAGGAACTGATCGACGCCGGCGAGAGTCCGGAGTGTCCGGAGTGCTCGTCGCTGTCGCTGTACTACTCCGAAGGCTGCAAGACCTGCGAGTCCTGCGGCTGGTCGGAGTGCTGA